GGGAGCCCTCCATGAAGGGCACTTGGAGCTCATCCGAAAGGCGCGGCAGGAGACCGATTGTGTGGTCCTCAGTGTCTTTCTTAATCCTACTCAGTTTAATGATCCCAAAGATTACGAGCAGTACCCAAAAACCTTGGGCAGAGATCGCGAGCTGGCAGTTGAAGCGGGTGCCGATGCGGTGCTCGCACCATCCAAGGACGTTTTGTATCCTGATGGATACAATTACAAGATCTGTGAATCTCATCTTTCCAGCTTCATGGAGGGGGAACATCGTCCCGGTCATTTCGACGGAGTGTTAACCATCGTTATGAAGCTATTCAATTTGGTGAAGCCTGACCGGGCTTACTTTGGCGAAAAAGACTTCCAGCAGCTCAAATTGATTGAAGGAATGGTCGAGGCATTTTTCTTGAAAACAAAAGTGGTTGCCGTCCCCACTGTGCGAGAATCGGATGGCTTGGCCATGAGCTCACGCAATTCCCTCCTGACTGAGGAAGGTCGCAAGCGGGCTCCTGTGTTTCATCAAAATCTCACTGGGCAGAAAACGGCCGAGGAAGCTCGTGAGGCTCTTACAAAAGAGGGCATCAATGTAGAGTATGTTGAAGACTACGAGGATCGCCGCCTCGGAGCGGTTGTAATCGATAACGTTCGCCTTATAGACAATGTCGCCATCAAAAATTCTATTTAAACTGACGGGTTCCATTGCCTGTTACAAAGCCTGCAACCTCATATCCAAGTGGGTGCAGGAAGGCCACGAAGTTCAGGTCGTTGCTTCACAGGCAGCTCTCAAGTTTGTCGGGGCTTCTACCTTTGAGGGGCTGACTGGTAAGCCCGTATTTCACGATCTCTATGAAGATGGGAAACAGATGGCTCATATCAACTTGGTGAAGTGGGCCGACCTCACTGTACTTTGTCCAGCTACAGCCAATACAGTCAACACACTGGCCCAAGGCTTGGGCGACGATCTGTTGAGTAGCCTGTTTTTAGCACACGATTTTAAAAAGCCATACTTTATAGCACCTGCTATGAACACCGCCATGTATCGACATCCTGCTACTCAGGCTTCGTTGCAAAAGCTGGAAGCGTGGGGTATCAACATTCTCCCAACCGGTGAAGGACGGCTTGCTTGTGGAGATATCGGGGAAGGCAA
This genomic stretch from Opitutia bacterium ISCC 52 harbors:
- the panC gene encoding pantoate--beta-alanine ligase, translated to MNALIETLESWIDYRDDVTGAGLTIGFVPTMGALHEGHLELIRKARQETDCVVLSVFLNPTQFNDPKDYEQYPKTLGRDRELAVEAGADAVLAPSKDVLYPDGYNYKICESHLSSFMEGEHRPGHFDGVLTIVMKLFNLVKPDRAYFGEKDFQQLKLIEGMVEAFFLKTKVVAVPTVRESDGLAMSSRNSLLTEEGRKRAPVFHQNLTGQKTAEEAREALTKEGINVEYVEDYEDRRLGAVVIDNVRLIDNVAIKNSI